A region of Heteronotia binoei isolate CCM8104 ecotype False Entrance Well chromosome 2, APGP_CSIRO_Hbin_v1, whole genome shotgun sequence DNA encodes the following proteins:
- the APOBEC4 gene encoding LOW QUALITY PROTEIN: putative C->U-editing enzyme APOBEC-4 (The sequence of the model RefSeq protein was modified relative to this genomic sequence to represent the inferred CDS: inserted 2 bases in 1 codon) — MDLGRVTFWQEYLMPKGTIVKPYYWLTMGQSCTKCPYHIRTNEEARVSYKEFHNAFGFPMCDPNNHLIFYELRHVSGRLIQKGQATNCTEYDIHPESMLFEMGSYLDSMLYNYKNIMYIVLYSNYSPCNEAKHGCISKIYNFLTNYPGITLCFYFSQLYHXQNACRLNSITGMMFPFMTTLPQQIPGNSTARSPPQQYRFSGSHSQLPPHMPNGRLPPLLTQPPHSPPPINISRPFIKRPFYPKLTIRHLKMPDEILKEAKDL, encoded by the exons ATGGATCTAGGAAGGGTAACATTCTGGCAAGAATACCTGATGCCTAAAGGTACAATAGTGAAGCCTTATTACTGGCTAACAATGGGCCAAAGCTGTACAAAATGCCCCTATCACATACGAACCAATGAAGAAGCAAGAGTATCTTACAAAGAATTTCACAATGCCTTTGGATTCCCAATGTGTGATCCAAACAACCACCTTATCTTTTATGAACTGAGGCACGTCTCAGGCAGATTAATTCAAAAGGGCCAGGCTACAAACTGCACAGAGTATGACATTCATCCAGAATCAATGCTATTTGAAATGGGCAGTTACCTCGACTCCATGCTATACAACTACAAGAACATCATGTACATCGTCCTTTATTCAAACTACTCCCCTTGTAATGAGGCCAAGCATGGCTGCATAAGCAAAATTTACAATTTCTTGACCAACTATCCAGGCATCACACTCTGTTTTTACTTCTCGCAGCTGTACCA ACAAAACGCATGCCGACTTAACAGTATCACTGGGATGATGTTTCCTTTTATGACTACTTTGCCTCAGCAGATCCCTGGGAACTCAACAGCTAGGTCTCCTCCACAACAATACCGTTTTTCTGGCTCACACTCCCAGCTTCCACCACACATGCCCAATGGCAGACTGCCCCCGCTGTTGACGCAGCCACCCCATTCACCGCCTCCCATTAATATTTCTCGTCCTTTCATAAAACGCCCCTTCTACCCCAAATTGACCATAAGGCACTTAAAAATGCCAGATGAGATATTAAAGGAAGCCAAAGATTTATAA